Below is a window of Humulus lupulus chromosome 2, drHumLupu1.1, whole genome shotgun sequence DNA.
GTAAGTTCATGCCTTTGTCTGTGGAAGCTTTTCCTCCCAGGCAGCCCTTCCTCCTCAGAATGACTAAGATTAGCAGGCCAAGAAATAGGGAAGTAACCAATATCCCCCCAATTGACAGGACATTAATCTTTTTACCTATAGCTGAAGGTGAAGGTGGTTTGAAGTCTGCAAAAGGGTAAGTTGTAGACAATTtgataagaaaaagaaaagactATACATATGTAAGTATTTCAATGCCAGAAGTTTCTTCTCCACAACAATATATTAATAGAAATGTGAGGTACATTGGGAATTCACGGCACTTACTAGGATCTACTGAAATGGCTGAAATCAGAGGACCATAGAACCCTCTCTCTGGGATTCCTGTTGTCCCTTTCCCAGCCCAGTAAAAGTGAATCTTTAGTGTATTACTTGTGACAGATACTGTAAAATTCTTCACAATGGGTTTACCAACATCACCAGCTGCCTCTTTTATATTGAAATCTTTCAGGACCAACTTTTCCTATATGCAAAAGAATTAGCTGAATAACTTACTACTCACAAACAGTGGACTCTACCATGTCTTAGAGTCATTTTAGTTACCTGGATATAGACATCAAAAATGCGCTTTCCAAGACTCAACAATGACCTGTCATTAGTGAATATGATCTCAGCAAAGTGAAGCCTTACAGTGTAGTTTCCATTCATGAGACAGAGCCCATAGTAGGTGACAGAGAGAGGAGAGACACGTGCTGTTGTATATAACTCGGAAATGGGCCTTGAGACGTTAAGAGCAGAAGTATTGGTCAGAGTATAGATATCATCATCCATGTCATTGTCCACGAAGTACCCTGTGCTGCTCAATGCCCAGTCCTGGCCCGAATAATACATTGCAGCACCTCTTTGTTCTCTATCAGCCTCAAAAAGCTGCCCATTGATGTTTACCTCCTTTCCGCCACAATTAATGTGCAAAGAATATCGATCtgtttcaattaaaaaaatatcatcaaTGGCCTAAGATTTGCAAGGATTTTAAACATCCTATTAGACAACTATACATTGCAGAAGAGTACATTTGATTCATTTGCCAAAAAAAATTCTTCCATGAAATGAAAACATTGATGGAAGAGCAGTGCATCTTATACCAAAATAGGGTGGTAAATTAATGTACTTTCTTGTTGAAAAATACAACTTCACACCTAAGGACATCTTTAAATGCCAATGCTAAATTGGGCATGCTATAATGTCAAAATGCTAAATTTGACACACATTCTATTATGCTCCCATATGAATACACACCATCTAATGTTATTATGCATTTAAACATTATACAGAAGAATGATAGATTAGCAAGAGCTGATATGGAAATTCGTTTAATTTTTCTTCCACTTTAGAAGAAGTTATTTCAAACTTTTGAACACTTCATATCTATCTTTTTTCACTACAATTATACAAAATATTGCTTATCAGTTTCATATTTTATTTCTAATCATCCCATGATCATGATTGGCAGTACCCAGTAAATAAGCTTTATTTGATCACCCTTGCAAAATTTAACAGGactattctttttctttttgaataTTAGTAAGGTAAAAAGAAGGTTAACTAAATTTGTTTGACTTAGTTTACAATAAAACACTTGATTGATCAGCAAAAAATGAGCATCGAAAACTTACAGAGTTATATACTTACCATGATTTCCCGAAGAACATGGAAAATTTTGTTTTAGGCATGGATGGATTTTTCTGCAACACACATACACGCTACTTATGACTTGGAGGTAAACAGGGCTTTCAATGGAAGTTAATAAAACAAAAGTAATTATATATACAGATTgagaaatatattaaattatgtaCATATAAGTCCTTACAGTTTATCAGCTGAAGAGGAGTAGCTTTCTACAAGGTTTCTGAATAAACACACAATGTATTAGTAACCACAGATTGGAAGAAAATATTAGATGTCGCTATTCGTTACTTACACACTTCCTCGGGGACATTCTGTAGGACTTGAGTTATCCCAAGTCAAATTATTGTAAGAGATATCCCTgcaaaagaagaaaagaagttagataaataaataaataaaattagaaaatCAGTATGGTGATGCTGAATCAGTGTTTTACAAAAGGAAAACATAGTGTTGTAAATTAAGAATTTCATTCTTCATCTAATAATTTTGTGTAATAATAAAATATTGGAGTTTGTGACGACCATTTCTTAATTATATTGTATCATTGGTGCATCCTTTCTATTTCAACTCCTAAAAACTACAAAGGTTATGTAACTGGAACCAAGCAAAAATGAAGCCAGAAATCCTACACCATAAGGAGATATATGAATTGAAGAATGAGCCAAAGAAGAAATCATACACATTGTCATTTCTTCCAAGCACCCAGCCTGGTAATTTTCCAGTAAGCTTGTTCCCTGTCaaaaatctaaacaaaagaaaataaacatTGTATAGCATTAATGAGAATGGGGTTGCATGCAAGTAGGTTTAGGTCATTCCTCTGGCTTACATGGAATCTGCTTTTGACAGCTGCCCAAAAGAGGCAGGAATTTCCCCAGTCAACTCATTATAGGTGAGGTCGCTATATTGACAAGACAAAGCGCGAATCAGTATCCATAAACAACAGAACATAAAAATGGAATGTATCAAACAAATTCGAAGTGTAATAGCCCAAATCAGTCTCTCTAGGTAATAGCAATGTCCAATATGCTTCTTTGATTACTTACAGGCTCTTCAATTTTGTCATTTGTCCAATATAGTCAGGGAGATTACCATGAAGTAAGCACTTCCTCAGTGTCCTGaatcacaaaatcaatattttcatttcTATCAGTTACAGTAGGTTAATTGAGAGGattaaatcatataaaaaaaGTCTTGTTGGCAAGGAGTCCAACTCACAGTGTTCTCATAGACTCCATTTTAATCAATGGTGGAAAAGGTGACCCTTTGTGTTTTAAGTCACTTATCCTCCTAACATTAGAGAAAAAGCTAAGTCATATGCTCATATAATTTGAAAGAAGAGAACACTAAAAAGTGAAAGCTGCATACAGATCCGTCAGTCTTGCCAAGGCAGATATGCTAGGAGGAATAGGCCCCTCAAGGGAGGAACCCTGTATATGCCTGCAACATGCAGTGAAAACTTTTGGATCAGCAAGAAATTGCACTATgaattgaaataaaaataaacaaacagaAACTTACAGTTTTTCAATCTTCGTCCACTTTCCAATAAAATCAGGTATTCGGCCTGAGAAATTATTGTCACAAAACCTCCTAAAATATACacaggaaaaataatttaatatggTTCCTTGAAAATCATTGTTTACAAGCTTGCATGATCAAattctaacaatttttttttttcaaaaaaattgaagCTTTTGATATACACATAATGAGAATGTACATCTGTATACATGCAAGGTTATATTTGTGCTGATGGATATGTATATTTGTGTATGTATGTACATCTACTCTTATGCTACTATAATAATTAGATTTCCCTCCAGCACAAAGTCGCATATAAAAAACATTTATAGGCATACTTGTGGCCATACATAAACTGTACACATAAGCTTTTAAGTACTGGTGTGATAAACTGGCCTAGTATTAGCAGGAGCTAGAAAAAGCTTGCCCCATATCTTATGTGGTGATATAAAATTTTGATTGACCTGTTTTGGTCGACAAAGCTAAAGactgattaaaaaaaaatagacaaactTACACATCAGTTAGGTTGATCAACTTGGCCAATTCCACTGGCAATACTCCAGTGAAACCATTTGAAGATACAACACTGAAGAAAGGTAATGATAGCTTTTGTTAAAATCAACAGTTGGAAAatagtaatgaaaaataaaataaaaattgaggTACATAATAAATTACAGTTTCTGCAGATTGACCAAATTTCCAATTTCTCGAGGAATAGATCCAGAAAATAGGTTCCCCTCAATGCTCCTGTAGTTTCACATGTATcaatatattagtttttttttcagcaaaatatgtatatatatgttataaACAAATCTTATGAGGTATTTCAAAAGTAAAGTTGAAAGGGTGGCAAGACCAATATCACAAAACGAAAACAAGTTGGACAATGTTTCTTTCTTAATTCACGTCAATAATATGCTAAGCTTTTTCTTTCTACGAAAGTTATTTTCATTTTGGAAGTTTCTCTTGGAATGAAAAGGTTAGAAAAGTGCTCTGATCAGTAATACACTTGGTTGGAAAGGAGTATGTACCTCAGATAATATGAAAATCAAATATAAACCAACAACTCTTTATAATACTATATACACCATTAACAATATAAAAATTTATCATAAGGACTCAACATACAGGTTCAAGAGGGTGGTAATATTGGTTAGAACTTTTGGAAATGGACCAGACAATCTGTTCCCCATAAAAGAACTGCATACACATTCAGCAAAACAAGAAATTAGTTAGCTTCCTCGGATTAATATAAGCTTTGAAAAGGAAATAATAAAGTGTGGTTGCTTACAGGTCAGTCAAGCGCATAGAAGACCATGCTCGAGGAACAGATCCATTCAAGTAGTTTCGACTCAAATCCCTGTAAGAGAAGAACAAGCAAAACTGGTGAGTGAGGATTGATTGACAGATAAAATGGAAAAAGGTAAAATCAGTTCATATCAGATAGGATTACTGGTTTCACTCACAATGATTTAAGATGAGAAAACTTGGAGAACTCTGCTGGAACAGGAGCTGATAGATTCATTCCCTTCAAAGCACTGCAATGTTATTTTTCAAGTACATCAATTAAAAACATTTATAAATATCTACATTGGATACAAATTTTTTGGCTTAAAGTTCCTCATTCATAGCTTACTTGTTCATCTTTGTCGTTAATCAgaccaaataaaataaaactctttaattaaacTTGCATCAGAAAATACTACTAACACAACTATCAATTAATTCTCCACCCTATAAGTGCAACACCCCATTTCACCTTAGCAATTGTGAATGTTAAAAGACACAGTTTAGCCAACTAACAATTTCCAGTCTGTAAAGCAAACTTAGTCACAGTGCAGCAAATCATTGTGCACTAGTGTGTAAGAGTTTCCATTAATGTACTTGAAGCATATACATTTAACATTTGATATATTTCTCTTCATTTCATTTGATAAATTTTCATTTTCACATGGAAAATTAAGCTGTGAGACAGCTGACTGCAGTCACCACCAGTACAACACCAGTCAATTTCTCATGGACTGGGTCAACGTTCCATTCCATTGGTGTGCTTTTAGCAAGAGGTAAAATTCTCTTTGGGCGGGCCCACCACCAAGAGCAGCCAACTCTCTCAaaagattgaaattttttaaaaatatggaatttcaataacaaatatatataaaaaatggcTTAACTAAGTTTTAATAAGTTAACTTTCAAAAAGCCATAATTATTACGGTTTTTTAACCTGATTAATTTTTCTTAAGTACAATTTAATTATGTGAAAAACTATAATTTATTTGTTAACTTATCCATTAATATGGAAATCTAAAGTCATAAAAACATTAACAAATAGAAATTCTCATATAAGTAACAAGTGGCAAAAAAAAGTGGTATAATTTCCACTCAAAGGAATCAAAAACTACCATGTAAACAGAATGAAGAGCCATAACGACGACTAATTTGTTGTCGTACAATCACATCTACTTATTAAGATATTGATTATCTCATTCAtactaaattaataaacatataattccatttATTTTCCTTTCATCATGCTGGATTCTTCAATTAAACATTAAACAAATGAATATCTCAAATTCTCAACAGCAAAACCCACGTGCCTTTCCTTTTTTCTCTGAAAAAAAGTCTCAAAAGACAACTCATTAGTCGTTTTGCCTCGTCTCTCTTCACGGATCCAAAATAAAAAGTTGCagaaatacaaaattaaaaaagcATGCCCCATAAGAGGTTGACCAAGAACCAATACAAATTCACTCCAAATAAAGTAATGAACAAAATAGTATGAACTCTGAGAAgaatagagaaagagagagagatttgGAGTAAGAGTATCAGTACATGCTTACGATGTGGCAAGTGGAATTGTTATTGAAAGTGCAGTCACAGATCACTGAGCTCCCTTTCCCACCAGTTATTGGTTTCGAGCTTCCTTCTTCACTACACGGATCTTTCCCAAAATTCCAATCTTTCTCCCCTAGCTTTCTTCCTATTTCGTTCAGAACCTTCACTGTTCATTTAACAAAACCCAGAACCAATAATGAATTAAAACGAAGCATAATGAAACAGTGCCTGTTAGTTTCTTGAGAAATGAAGGAAAAACAAAACCTTTTGGGGATAAAACCAAATGGGCAATTTTGAAATACCCAGAAAAACAATCTTCACCATTTTAGTTGATTGAAAAGCTCAAAACTTTAGCTTGAACAAGCACAAATTGAACACTACCCATGAACCATTTTCTCATCTTTGTTTCCTCAGAAACTAAATGGGAATTCAATGAAGTTTAAGGGAAAGTACCTTCTTGGATGTGAAGTTTAGCTGAGGCTGCCAATCCAAAACTTGCAAATATGCAAAATAAAGTGGTAGAGAAGAGAAACAGATTCCGCAGTACTATGAAATCAGCTCCCATTTTCGGTCAAATTCTTGGTTTAATTTTTTCCACTGAAACTTAATACACTGTCTCTAGTATCAATATTAATATCTCACATCCAGCTTTGGAGactagaaaaaaataaaagagatCGTCTTTACTATTATTATATCATAGAAAGAAACTGGTAAGTGGGACAGTGGCGCTAACACACACAATACAAATAATAAAACTCTTAGTTTTGGTATGTGTGGATGGAGACTTtataatggttttttttttccctttatttAAAAAACAAAAGCTTATAATCACAAATTCATCAATGCGTAAAACTATTTGTCTTTATATGGAATTATAGATACGTGTGGCTCTTATCCTCTCtccatatataaaataaaaatatataaagcttgtgaaaaatatggacaagatATTACAAAAGTTCTTGTAGAAACAAAGTATTGTTGGGAGTTGGTTCAAATTTAATTAGTGTGAATGGCTAGTACTTGGAGATGTATATTTTGCTTAATGTAACATGGTTTTTCAAAGGCAAGAAATAAAAGTTTATGCTTAAAagaatagtaatagtagtaaaatagaacaaaaagatTGGAGAGAGAGATGGGTTGATTGGTCAATTTTCAAGTCTTGATTCATAATGCCATTTTTGGGTCAACCAGATTCATAATTAAGAGTAAGAAAACGGCTTCCCTATCTTTAGTCACAGGTTTAGTGAGTGGATGAGTTAAGTTTCCATATGCAGAAATTCTTTTGTATTTTACTGCTTGttagggtattttttttttttatatatacactCAAATTCTAATCATATATTTCATCACATTCTTTTTTAGCTATCTTTTCTAAATGATGTTTTAGGCATTAAGAATGGAGAGAATTATTCTTTAGATTAAACACTAAGTTGCAAAGATTTGAATCTATAATAATTTTTGACATAATACTATATTCATACTTACAACTTATCAATACTCTTATTTTGTTATAATAAAagcaaaatattttaattatataaaaggtTATACtattttaaatttcttttaatacaGTTTGAACAATTATTTTCAAACAATTACAGATGAGATTTTTAGTtttgtaaaaaataataataatagtattgCACCTAGATAGGTACTCGAATATCAGCTTTGACATTATTGAGACCCTAatgattaaatatatattttttgaaataaataaagattaaatttaggggccataatttattttaaattttaataaaattatataattataattttttataaagaaAACATCAGTTTGGCCTAAGTGTTTTATTTGAATATG
It encodes the following:
- the LOC133817329 gene encoding probable LRR receptor-like serine/threonine-protein kinase At1g07650, translated to MGADFIVLRNLFLFSTTLFCIFASFGLAASAKLHIQEVKVLNEIGRKLGEKDWNFGKDPCSEEGSSKPITGGKGSSVICDCTFNNNSTCHIVSIALKGMNLSAPVPAEFSKFSHLKSLDLSRNYLNGSVPRAWSSMRLTDLSFMGNRLSGPFPKVLTNITTLLNLSIEGNLFSGSIPREIGNLVNLQKLVVSSNGFTGVLPVELAKLINLTDVRFCDNNFSGRIPDFIGKWTKIEKLHIQGSSLEGPIPPSISALARLTDLRISDLKHKGSPFPPLIKMESMRTLTLRKCLLHGNLPDYIGQMTKLKSLDLTYNELTGEIPASFGQLSKADSIFLTGNKLTGKLPGWVLGRNDNVDISYNNLTWDNSSPTECPRGSVNLVESYSSSADKLKIHPCLKQNFPCSSGNHDRYSLHINCGGKEVNINGQLFEADREQRGAAMYYSGQDWALSSTGYFVDNDMDDDIYTLTNTSALNVSRPISELYTTARVSPLSVTYYGLCLMNGNYTVRLHFAEIIFTNDRSLLSLGKRIFDVYIQEKLVLKDFNIKEAAGDVGKPIVKNFTVSVTSNTLKIHFYWAGKGTTGIPERGFYGPLISAISVDPNFKPPSPSAIGKKINVLSIGGILVTSLFLGLLILVILRRKGCLGGKASTDKEFRDMDMQTGIFTLRQIKTATTNFDAANKLGEGGFGAVYKGQLSDGTIIAVKQLSSKSKQGNREFVNEIGMISALQHPNLVKLHGCCVEGNQLILIYEYMENNCLSRALFGKNPSHRLRLDWPTRKKICMGIARGLVYLHEESAIKIVHRDIKTSNVLLDKDFNAKISDFGLAKLNEGDNTHISTRIAGTIGYMAPEYAMRGYLTDKADVYSFGVVALEIVSGKSNSNYRPDDFVYLLDWAYVLQERGNLLELVDPSLGSEFSSEEAILMLNVALLCTNASPTLRPTMSQVVSILEGRTAVQELLSDPGFSSTNSKHRSSRNHFWQNPSPTLSMSTYGPCSDSSSSIYIETEDNSQLLRNETEENSQLISVGSQN